In Quercus robur chromosome 10, dhQueRobu3.1, whole genome shotgun sequence, a genomic segment contains:
- the LOC126702653 gene encoding disease resistance protein RPV1-like isoform X5 — translation MALLDMKTDSSSFPSSSSAAVRWNYDVFLSFRGKDTRYNFVGHLYEALIQKGIHIFKDDINLDRGRPILPELLKAIGESRFAIVIISEDYASSDSCLVELAHIIHCKKEMGMTILPVFHHVDPSNIRKQLGTFEQAFIEHEKKENKETVEKWRDALREVGSLSGWHLKEYCSEIENIKDIVGCISLHLKYDALPYIAKDLVGINSRMEEFESHLALGSNDVRFIGIWGMGGMGKTTLARVVYYMVSIKFEACSFIEDVRERSERDGLVTLQQDLISDILKGTDLKIRDKYDGVINIRNRLRCKRILLVLDDVDKLDQLKFLVGEHDWFGPGSRIIITTRDEHVLKTHEVNEIYEVDGLNDEHALRLFSSKAFKGKHVPNDYLELSKHFLNYARGLPLALEVLGSFLNGKSIAEWKSALERLKDFPERIILQALKISFDGLRDAEKEIFLHIACFLNHKEKDHVLEVLDSLGLHPVIGLKELIDKSLLKITYMHIVWMHDLLEEMGKDIVRNECLNDPGKRSRLWCYKDIESVLKKNKGMKAVQAMHILCNYDKDEHEVKETCWSPEAISQMYNLKFLRIYGIFQDPQHLPNSLRVLCWSYYPSNSLPSTFQPDELVMLCLPHSRNEQLCIGIKNFDKLKIIDLSSSGFIISPDFTGVPNLEKLNLSSCQKLRELHPSVGILKKLVHFDLKFCENLVCLPNTICSLNSLERLDLCGCSNFDNLPENLGNLKGLEELYLSGTAIKELPSSIDGLTTLTSLTLNDCKNLVCLPSSLNSLERLDFCGRSNFDNLPENLGNLKGLKNLHLSGTAIKELPSSIDGLTTLTSLTLNDCKNLVCLPSTICSLKLLECLDLYGCSNFDNLPENLGNLKGLEELYLSGTAIKELPSSIDGLTALTLLSLKDCENLVCLPSTICSLKLLERLDLSRCSNFDNLPENLGNLKGLKMLYLSGTAIKELPSSIDGLTTLTSLTLNDCKNLVCLPSTICSLKLLERLDLSRCSNFDNLPENLGNLKGLKELNLSGTSIKELPSSIDGLTALTSLTLQDCENLVCLPSTICSLKLLECLDLYGCSNFDNLPENLGNLKGLKNLHLSGTAIKELPSSIDGLTTLTSLTLNDCKNLVCLPSIICSLNSLERLDLYGCSNFDNLPENLGNLKGLKNLHLSGTAIKELPSSIDGLTTLTSLTLNDCKNLVCLPSTICSLNSLERLDLCGCSNFDNLLENLGNLNGLKNLHLSGTAIKELPSSIDGLTTLTSLTLWSCRNLVCLPNTICCLISLECLEISGCSSFEYLPENLGNVKGLKKLGLSGSAIKELPSSIERLMHLTSLNLLDCFNLGCLPNTTCGFKFHGTLDLSTCSRFKNLPEMPWIIEGLLMLDLSNTVIEEMPSSIGRLTDLTALTLRFCMNLVRLPSTICSWKSLESLDLLGCLKFKNLPKNIGNMKDLEVLNLCWTSIIEFPSSIVLLKNLKHLYIRGWKLSEFYSQSASLELMDPLWNLPFSQPTSPQECIGLPSFLYSSLPTSPVLVGLLLPSLSGLHSLTYLCINDCDLLSIPDDIGCLSSLECLNLSGNNFVSLPESMSQLFNLRRLYLEGCKRLQSLGNVLSTIDSVIANDCSSLERLPELQFYPFMSNHSLFQCFNCFKLVDYIQNGSNMLQGLPNIVIPGGEIPKWFSNEFQGDNIQLSFPGCDELMGIVLCVVFVPNGSHQYHRNWNFTCIFQLNGLKIADFSQSYYFTTKYGRIESPHIWLLYLSTHRSVSNWGKICSRIDANGFRQLKIQIFAEVVEKIGVQLVYKQDMEDPNQTMAQCISNNSTLYEDFGVVHHDIDNSPIESSRNKQSRDVDDGAGPSGEGYSNEEPQPKWIQGEIFDYFAMEGGDQISKKLESIHGGKEDIYQDIEDPNQTLTQLSINSRKLYEELGDLSHDSYNSAAEGSRIKRRLDEEDGAGPSGEGYSNNEPHPKTRRMYG, via the exons ATGGCTTTATTGGACATGAAGACGGACTCGTCATCTTTCCCAAGTTCTTCTTCAGCTGCTGTCCGATGGAATTATGACGTCTTTCTCAGTTTCAGAGGCAAGGACACCCGCTACAATTTTGTGGGTCATCTTTATGAAGCTTTGATACAAAAAGGCATTCACATTTTTAAAGACGATATAAACCTTGACAGAGGAAGACCCATCTTACCAGAGCTGTTGAAAGCAATAGGGGAGTCGAGATTTGCTATTGTCATTATCTCAGAAGACTACGCATCTTCAGATTCGTGTTTAGTTGAACTTGCACACATCATTCACTGCAAGAAAGAGATGGGAATGACAATTCTGCCTGTTTTTCACCATGTGGATCCATCCAATATACGGAAACAACTGGGAACTTTTGAGcaggcatttattgaacatgaAAAAAAGGAGAACAAAGAGACGGTGGAGAAATGGAGAGATGCTTTGAGAGAAGTGGGCAGCCTGAGCGGATGGCATTTAAAGGAATATTG CTCTGAGATAGAAAACATCAAAGACATCGTGGGATGTATATCGCTTCACTTGAAATATGATGCATTACCATACATTGCCAAGGACCTAGTAGGAATAAACTCTCGAATGGAGGAATTTGAGTCGCATTTAGCTTTAGGGTCAAACGATGTTCGCTTTATAGGGATTTGGGGGATGGGGGGAATGGGCAAGACAACTCTTGCTAGAGTTGTTTATTATATGGTTTCTATTAAATTTGAAGCTTGTAGTTTTATTGAGGATGTTAGGGAAAGATCTGAAAGAGATGGTTTAGTTACACTACAACAGGATCTTATTTCTGATATTTTGAAGGGAACAGATTTGAAAATTAGAGATAAGTATGATGGAGTTATCAATATCAGGAATAGGTTACGTTGTAAAAGGATTCTTCTTGTCCTTGATGATGTAGATAAATTGGACCAGTTGAAATTCTTAGTTGGGGAGCATGATTGGTTTGGTCCGGGCAGTAGAATTATCATAACAACAAGAGATGAGCATGTGTTGAAAACACATGAAGTAAATGAAATATATGAAGTTGATGGATTGAATGATGAACATGCTCTTCGACTATTTTCATCAAAAGCCTTTAAAGGCAAACATGTCCCAAATGATTATTTAGAGCTGTCTAAACATTTTTTGAATTATGCTAGGGGCCTTCCATTAGCTCTTGAGGTTTTAGGTTCATTTTTGAATGGAAAAAGTATTGCTGAATGGAAAAGTGCATTAGAGAGGCTCAAAGATTTTCCTGAGAGAATCATTCTCCAAGCACTTAAAATAAGTTTCGATGGACTCCGTGATGCAGAGAAGGAAATATTCCTGCATATTGCATGCTTCCTTAACCACAAGGAGAAAGATCATGTATTAGAAGTACTGGATAGTCTTGGCCTTCATCCTGTCATTGGATTGAAGGAACTCATTGATAAATCCCTCTTGAAAATTACGTATATGCATATAGTGTGGATGCATGATTTACTAGAAGAAATGGGGAAGGACATAGTTCGTAACGAGTGCCTTAATGATCCTGGAAAGCGTAGTAGATTGTGGTGTTATAAGGACATTGAAAGCgtgttgaaaaaaaataag GGAATGAAAGCAGTTCAAGCCAtgcatattttgtgtaattatgATAAAGATGAACATGAAGTAAAAGAGACATGTTGGAGCCCTGAGGCCATTTCGCAAATGTACAATCTTAAATTTCTTAGAATTTATGGTATTTTCCAGGATCCTCAACATCTTCCAAATTCTTTAAGAGTTCTCTGTTGGAGTTATTATCCTTCAAATTCTCTACCGTCAACTTTCCAGCCAGATGAGCTTGTTATGCTTTGTTTGCCACATAGCAGAAATGAACAACTTTGCATAGGAATAAAG aattttgacaagttgaagatCATCGACTTGTCTTCGTCGGGCTTCATTATATCCCCAGACTTCACTGGAGTCCCAAATCTTGAGAAATTAAATCTTTCATCTTGTCAAAAATTACGTGAGCTTCACCCATCCGTTGGAATTCTTAAAAAGCTTGTTCATTTTGATCTAAAGTTTTGCGAAAATCTTGTGTGTCTTCCTAACACCATTTGTAGTTTGAATTCACTTGAACGGCTTGATCTTTGTGG ATGCtcaaattttgacaacttgCCGGAGAACCTAGGGAATCTCAAAGGTCTCGAGGAGCTTTATTTGAGTGGAACAGCTATAAAAGAGCTGCCTTCATCAATTGATGGTTTGACAACCCTTACTTCGTTGACTCTTAACGATTGTAAGAATCTTGTGTGTCTTCCTAGCAGTTTGAATTCACTTGAAAGGCTTGATTTTTGTGGGCGCtcaaattttgacaacttgCCGGAGAACCTAGGAAATCTCAAAG GTCTCAAGAACCTTCACTTGAGTGGAACAGCTATAAAAGAGTTGCCTTCATCAATTGATGGTTTGACAACCCTTACTTCATTGACTCTTAACGATTGTAAGAATCTTGTGTGCCTTCCTAGCACcatttgtagtttgaaattGCTAGAATGTCTTGATCTTTATGG ATGCtcaaattttgacaacttgCCGGAGAACCTAGGGAATCTCAAAGGTCTCGAGGAGCTTTATTTGAGTGGAACAGCTATAAAAGAGCTGCCTTCATCAATTGATGGTTTGACAGCCCTTACTTTATTGAGTCTCAAAGATTGTGAGAATCTTGTGTGTCTTCCTAGCACcatttgtagtttgaaattGCTAGAACGTCTTGATCTTTCTAGATGCtcaaattttgacaacttgCCGGAGAACCTAGGGAATCTCAAAGGTCTCAAGATGCTTTATTTGAGTGGAACAGCTATAAAAGAGCTGCCTTCATCAATTGATGGTTTGACAACCCTTACTTCGTTGACTCTTAACGATTGTAAGAATCTTGTGTGTCTTCCTAGCACcatttgtagtttgaaattGCTAGAACGTCTTGATCTTTCTAGATGCtcaaattttgacaacttgCCGGAGAACCTAGGGAATCTCAAAG GTCTCAAGGAGCTTAATTTGAGTGGAACATCTATAAAAGAGCTGCCTTCATCAATTGATGGTTTGACAGCCCTTACATCATTGACTCTCCAAGATTGTGAGAATCTTGTGTGCCTTCCTAGCACcatttgtagtttgaaattGCTAGAATGTCTTGATCTTTATGGGTGCtcaaattttgacaacttgCCGGAGAACCTAGGGAATCTCAAAG GTCTCAAGAACCTTCACTTGAGTGGAACAGCTATAAAAGAGTTGCCTTCATCAATTGATGGTTTGACAACCCTTACTTCATTGACTCTTAACGATTGTAAGAATCTTGTGTGTCTTCCTAGCATCATTTGTAGTTTGAATTCACTTGAAAGGCTTGATCTTTATGGGTGCtcaaattttgacaacttgCCGGAGAACCTAGGAAATCTCAAAGGTCTCAAGAACCTTCACTTGAGTGGAACAGCTATAAAAGAATTGCCTTCATCAATTGATGGTTTGACAACCCTTACTTCATTGACTCTTAACGATTGTAAGAATCTTGTGTGTCTTCCTAGCACCATTTGTAGTTTGAATTCACTTGAAAGGCTTGATCTTTGTGGGTGCtcaaattttgacaacttgCTGGAGAACCTAGGAAATCTCAATGGTCTCAAGAACCTTCACTTGAGTGGAACAGCTATAAAAGAGTTGCCTTCATCAATTGATGGTTTGACAACCCTTACTTCATTGACTCTTTGGAGTTGCAGAAATCTTGTGTGTCTTCCTAACACCATTTGTTGTTTGATATCGCTTGAATGTCTTGAGATTTCTGGGTGCTCAAGTTTTGAATACTTGCCAGAGAATCTAGGGAATGTCAAAGGCCTAAAGAAGCTTGGTTTGAGTGGATCAGCTATAAAGGAGTTGCCTTCATCAATTGAACGTTTGATGCACCTTACTTCATTGAATTTGCTTGATTGCTTTAATCTTGGGTGTCTTCCTAACACAACTTGTGGTTTTAAGTTCCATGGCACTCTTGATCTTTCTACATGCTCAAGATTCAAAAACTTGCCAGAGATGCCATGGATAATCGAAGGTCTATTGATGCTTGATTTGAGTAATACAGTTATAGAAGAGATGCCTTCATCAATTGGCCGTTTGACTGACCTTACTGCATTGACTCTAAGATTTTGCATGAATCTTGTGCGCCTTCCTAGCACCATTTGTAGTTGGAAATCGCTTGAATCTCTTGATCTTTTAGGatgtttaaaattcaaaaacttgcCAAAGAACATAGGAAATATGAAAGATTTGGAGGTGCTCAATTTGTGTTGGACATCCATAATAGAGTTTCCTTCTTCCATTGTTCTCCTTAAAAATCTCAAACATCTATATATTCGTGGATGGAAATTATCTGAATTTTATTCCCAGTCAGCAAGTCTTGAGTTGATGGACCCATTATGGAATTTACCATTTTCCCAGCCAACGAGTCCTCAGGAGTGCATAGGATTGCCgtcatttttatattcttcCCTGCCAACAAGTCCTGTTTTAGTGGGCTTATTATTGCCTTCCTTATCGGGTCTGCATTCTTTAACATATTTGTGTATTAATGATTGCGATCTTTTGTCAATCCCCGATGACATTGGCTGCCTGTCATCTTTAGAATGCTTAAACCTAAGtggaaataattttgtttcCCTTCCTGAAAGCATGTCCCAACTCTTTAATCTTCGAAGACTCTATTTGGAGGGTTGCAAGAGGCTTCAATCATTGGGAAATGTTCTGTCAACTATTGATTCTGTAATTGCAAACGATTGTAGCTCACTGGAGAGATTGCCAGAACTACAATTTTATCCTTTTATGTCAAATCACTCCCTTTTCCAATGTTTCAACTGCTTCAAATTGGTTGACTATATTCAAAATGGCAGTAACATGcttcag GGACTACCAAATATTGTTATTCCTGGAGGTGAAATTCCAAAATGGTTTAGCAATGAGTTTCAGGGTGATAACATACAATTGTCTTTTCCTGGGTGTGATGAGCTAATGGGAATTGTGTTGTGTGTTGTTTTTGTACCCAATGGGTCACATCAATATCATAGAAATTGGaattttacatgtatttttCAGCTCAATGGACTTAAGATTGCAGATTTCTCACAATCTTATTATTTTACGACAAAATATGGTAGAATTGAATCTCCTCATATTTGGCTGCTATATTTGTCCACTCACCGTTCCGTCTCCAATTGGGGCAAAATATGTAGTCGCATTGATGCCAATGGATTCCGTCAACTCAAGATTCAAATATTTGCAGAGGTGGTGGAGAAAATTGGGGTTCAGTTGGTATACAAGCAAGACATGGAAGATCCCAATCAAACCATGGCACAGTGCATCAGCAACAACAGCACACTGTATGAGGATTTTGGCGTAGTACATCATGATATTGACAATTCACCCATAGAAAGTAGCAGAAATAAGCAAAGCCGTGATGTGGATGATGGGGCTGGACCTAGTGGAGAAGGCTACTCTAATGAGGAACCACAGCCAAAGTGGATTCAAGGGGAAATTTTCGACTACTTTGCCA TGGAAGGAGGGGATCAAATATCCAAGAAGCTTGAATCCATTCACGGAGGGAAGGAGGATATTTACCAAGACATTGAAGATCCCAATCAAACTTTGACACAGTTAAGCATTAACAGCAGGAAGCTCTATGAGGAACTGGGTGATCTCAGCCATGATTCTTACAATTCAGCTGCAGAAGGTAGCAGAATTAAGCGAAGACTTGATGAGGAAGATGGGGCTGGACCTAGCGGAGAAGGCTACTCTAACAATGAACCACATCCAAAGACTCGGAGGATGTATGGCTGA